Proteins encoded in a region of the Nitrospira sp. genome:
- a CDS encoding cadherin-like beta sandwich domain-containing protein, whose protein sequence is MRRNHIYPGQRFVAVLISAIGLSAYGCKDSASISDEVQVPLSSLAVTPGDLQPAFSSNTTDYTVDAPTSATAVTVTAAPKDSTTTMTINGTPTSVGQGRSVPLGAPGTTTTVSIVLTSQTGQESTYTVTVTRLLSSDNNLSALTVEPGSLAPAFAAGTLSYTVNVATDVASVTASATKSDPNAVMSGSLTAGAGIATGQATIPLGGPGTATPVSIEVTAPNGNKKTYHITVNRLSGDNNLSALTVTPGSLTPAFVDPNHLTYAVDVATEVTEVTVSATKSDPNAVLSGSIADPGVGQATGQATIPLGGPGTSTPVIITVTAPNGNSKTYTLTVNRAAPSSDNNLSALTVTGGSLVPDFAPSTTAYTVGVPPSVASATVSATKSDSDAVLSGDVTAGTGVATGQATFLLVPLIPRTVSIIVTAPNGASKPYTITITRALL, encoded by the coding sequence ATGAGACGGAATCATATCTACCCTGGACAACGGTTCGTCGCCGTCCTTATCTCCGCAATCGGCTTGAGCGCTTATGGCTGCAAAGACTCCGCGTCGATCTCGGATGAAGTTCAGGTACCGCTTTCCAGCCTGGCGGTCACTCCCGGCGACCTCCAGCCGGCGTTTTCCAGCAATACTACCGACTATACGGTCGATGCGCCGACATCGGCGACCGCCGTCACCGTGACAGCCGCCCCTAAGGACAGCACGACAACCATGACAATCAATGGGACCCCAACCTCTGTCGGGCAGGGGAGGTCCGTGCCGTTAGGCGCACCGGGAACAACCACAACCGTCTCCATCGTCTTAACGTCACAGACGGGCCAGGAAAGCACCTATACGGTCACCGTCACGAGACTCTTATCGAGCGACAACAATCTGTCGGCGTTGACGGTGGAGCCAGGCTCCCTTGCCCCCGCATTCGCTGCCGGCACACTGAGCTACACGGTGAATGTTGCAACCGACGTCGCCAGCGTGACTGCCTCCGCCACCAAATCCGATCCGAATGCCGTGATGTCTGGTTCGCTGACTGCTGGGGCTGGAATCGCAACCGGACAAGCCACCATTCCGCTCGGTGGGCCGGGAACAGCCACCCCTGTGTCAATCGAAGTAACCGCACCAAATGGCAACAAAAAAACCTACCACATCACTGTGAACCGCCTCTCAGGCGACAATAATCTGTCAGCCTTGACCGTGACGCCGGGATCTTTGACTCCTGCTTTTGTTGACCCGAATCACCTAACCTACGCCGTGGACGTAGCGACCGAGGTCACGGAGGTGACGGTCTCCGCAACCAAGTCAGACCCGAATGCGGTCCTGTCCGGTTCGATCGCTGATCCCGGGGTAGGGCAAGCCACCGGTCAAGCGACCATTCCACTCGGTGGGCCAGGGACGTCGACACCTGTGATCATCACCGTCACTGCCCCGAATGGAAACAGTAAGACCTACACCCTCACGGTCAACCGAGCGGCGCCCTCGAGTGACAACAATCTGTCGGCCTTGACGGTGACGGGAGGCTCCTTGGTTCCTGATTTTGCTCCAAGCACGACAGCCTACACGGTGGGCGTTCCACCCAGTGTCGCCAGCGCGACGGTCTCCGCGACCAAGTCTGATTCAGATGCAGTGTTGTCCGGTGACGTCACGGCTGGGACAGGGGTCGCAACAGGCCAAGCAACGTTTCTACTCGTACCATTGATACCAAGAACGGTGTCGATCATCGTCACGGCACCGAATGGAGCCTCAAAGCCATACACCATTACCATCACCCGAGCACTCTTATAG
- a CDS encoding cadherin-like beta sandwich domain-containing protein, translated as MTMHTVTVVRQYLTAVLLIVIGLIAAGCGDSATVNPVVELASLTVTTGTTTATLQPAFTGGTTEYNVNLTSDVTSVRVTAQPAVAGDTVTINGQATTSSVIPLGAAGTTTPVSIVVSESDTNSRTYTVLLVRAGPNGNNSLQNLTVSPGTPPIAFNENTLNYTVDVASTVGSVEVTPTLQDLAATIAVNGQAATSGQARPITLNPAGQNTLITIEVTAQDGTKKSYTILVNRGGLSSINTLQSLTVSSGTGTTNLISFSPTTTSYPVNVASTITSVTVRPELPPNSNASMSLIVNSGQPSNINSGEARLIALGQPDSNTIINIIVTAQNGNRNIYVVVVDRAPSNDNNLSALIVRSGNAIQTLSPPFARNATTYRVDVASNVTSVTVSATKSDRNAGMTIGSVTVPAGTATGQAHVTLGEQGSETPVSITVTPQIGSPKTYNIIVRRLSSNNNLSALTVTTGTVAQNLSPTFAPNITAYMVNVATGVTEVTVSATKADPIATMTGSVTAGAGLATGQATISLNGAGTPTSVSITVTAQDGTPQIYSITVNRAASDDNNLSALTVEGSLVPGFAPSTTVYTVGVPANVASVTVSATKSDSNAILSGSIADPGAGQATGQATIPLGGPGTATPVTITVTAPNGVTKFYTITIIQALL; from the coding sequence ATGACCATGCATACTGTGACCGTCGTGAGACAGTATCTAACCGCCGTCTTGCTTATCGTGATCGGCTTGATAGCCGCTGGCTGTGGGGACTCGGCGACCGTAAATCCAGTGGTCGAACTCGCCAGCTTGACGGTCACTACCGGAACCACTACCGCAACACTCCAACCGGCCTTTACCGGCGGCACCACTGAATACAATGTCAACCTCACCAGCGACGTCACGAGTGTGAGGGTCACCGCACAACCGGCCGTAGCGGGCGATACGGTCACGATCAATGGCCAGGCCACGACAAGCAGCGTTATTCCCCTGGGCGCGGCAGGCACGACGACGCCGGTGAGCATCGTCGTGTCGGAATCGGACACGAATTCGAGGACCTACACAGTCCTTCTGGTGAGAGCCGGCCCAAATGGGAACAACTCGTTACAGAACTTAACCGTTTCGCCGGGCACCCCGCCCATCGCATTCAATGAGAACACACTCAACTACACAGTCGATGTTGCCAGCACCGTCGGAAGCGTCGAGGTAACGCCGACCCTTCAGGATCTTGCCGCGACAATAGCGGTGAATGGGCAGGCCGCAACCTCCGGGCAGGCCCGGCCAATCACCCTCAATCCCGCCGGTCAGAACACTCTCATTACGATCGAAGTGACAGCCCAGGACGGAACTAAGAAAAGCTACACGATTCTCGTGAATCGTGGCGGGTTATCGAGCATTAACACCTTGCAGAGCTTAACTGTTTCATCGGGAACTGGAACTACAAACCTGATCTCGTTCAGCCCTACCACAACCAGTTACCCGGTGAACGTCGCAAGCACCATAACAAGCGTGACGGTGAGGCCGGAGCTGCCACCGAATTCCAATGCGAGCATGAGCCTAATAGTGAACAGCGGGCAGCCATCCAACATTAACTCCGGAGAGGCTCGCCTCATTGCGTTGGGCCAACCGGACTCGAACACCATTATCAATATAATAGTCACCGCACAGAACGGGAATCGGAATATCTATGTCGTAGTTGTCGATAGGGCTCCGTCAAACGACAACAACCTGTCGGCATTGATAGTGAGGTCAGGCAACGCGATTCAAACCTTGTCTCCACCCTTTGCTCGGAATGCCACGACCTATAGGGTGGACGTTGCATCCAACGTCACCAGCGTGACGGTTTCAGCAACCAAGTCGGACCGGAATGCCGGCATGACCATTGGTAGCGTAACGGTTCCGGCTGGGACCGCAACGGGGCAAGCACACGTTACACTGGGCGAGCAAGGATCAGAAACACCTGTGTCGATCACAGTCACACCCCAGATTGGAAGCCCAAAGACATACAACATCATCGTAAGGAGGCTCTCGAGCAACAACAACCTGTCAGCCTTGACCGTGACGACAGGCACCGTGGCTCAAAATTTGTCTCCGACCTTCGCTCCGAACATTACCGCCTACATGGTGAACGTGGCGACCGGCGTCACCGAGGTGACCGTGTCAGCTACCAAGGCCGATCCGATTGCAACGATGACCGGCTCAGTGACTGCCGGAGCAGGGCTTGCAACGGGACAGGCGACCATTTCGCTGAATGGAGCAGGGACACCCACATCAGTGTCCATCACCGTAACGGCCCAAGATGGAACCCCGCAAATATATTCCATCACCGTAAACCGCGCAGCATCGGATGACAATAATCTGTCGGCCTTGACGGTGGAAGGCTCCTTGGTTCCTGGCTTTGCTCCAAGCACGACAGTCTACACGGTGGGCGTTCCAGCCAATGTCGCGAGCGTGACGGTCTCCGCGACCAAGTCTGACTCGAATGCGATCCTGTCCGGGTCGATTGCTGATCCCGGGGCTGGACAAGCGACCGGTCAAGCGACCATTCCGCTCGGTGGGCCGGGGACGGCCACACCGGTGACGATCACCGTCACGGCACCGAATGGAGTCACAAAGTTCTACACCATTACCATCATCCAAGCACTCTTGTAG
- a CDS encoding cadherin-like beta sandwich domain-containing protein yields the protein MNVEHNVTSVTVTATLQDTNASMEVNGQETSSGQAREIFLGDEGVEHQHYHSR from the coding sequence GTGAACGTGGAGCACAACGTGACGAGCGTCACCGTCACCGCGACCCTTCAGGACACAAATGCCAGCATGGAGGTCAATGGACAGGAAACCAGCTCAGGCCAGGCGCGTGAAATCTTTCTTGGAGATGAGGGGGTCGAGCACCAACATTATCATTCGCGTTAA